The following coding sequences are from one Streptomyces sp. NBC_01232 window:
- a CDS encoding lamin tail domain-containing protein, translated as MSSASSSVRRIAAIVLAADAIVSAAALPAAAADGDDRHHQQRPRVEISRVQADSPGRDDRSNRSLNGEWVEITNTTRTDLFQDRRDYVWDNRSDTATLRDDRGRTVDSETWGRRR; from the coding sequence ATGTCTTCTGCTTCTTCCTCCGTACGCCGCATCGCCGCCATCGTCCTGGCGGCCGACGCGATCGTCTCGGCCGCGGCGCTCCCGGCGGCTGCCGCGGACGGTGATGACCGTCACCACCAGCAGCGGCCGCGGGTGGAGATCAGCCGGGTCCAGGCCGACAGCCCCGGACGCGACGACCGCTCCAACCGTTCCCTGAACGGCGAGTGGGTGGAGATCACCAACACCACCCGCACCGACCTCTTCCAGGACCGCCGCGACTACGTCTGGGACAACCGCTCCGACACCGCCACCCTGCGCGACGACCGCGGCCGCACCGTCGACAGCGAAACCTGGGGCCGCCGCCGCTAG
- a CDS encoding PP2C family protein-serine/threonine phosphatase, translated as MDEASVDRSEGFGERLLGLLLDRAPHLPPQLIAPLIAEEVGRFGGRDVSILLQDYAQELLVPLPGRKLHVSQPQPVIDSPAGRAFLRGEVVEVPQARGGVRMYLPLLDGSDTVGVMVLTLDDVGEDDRRLLRWLAGLVADLLVTKNAYTDQFFLARRREPMSVSAEIQWGLLPPLTMTVPQVAVAGMLEPAYRVAGDSFDYALNDNILHVAVIDAMGHGLNAAVMATVAIGAYRHARRVFVSLAEKYTYMDDAVSGQFGPDHFVTAQLMHLNITTGELELVNAGHPAPLLIRDGKVLRQLDSATTLPVGFGGEEPRITEHTLQQGDRVLCYTDGIIEEHVAGGEQFGEERLIRCVNRLGERPSEGMRADLRRLSHALKSARGGHTSDDATLFMIEWRGGAAGHLAVLD; from the coding sequence TCTGCCGCCGCAGCTGATCGCCCCTCTGATCGCTGAGGAGGTGGGCAGGTTCGGAGGCCGCGACGTCTCCATCCTGCTCCAGGACTACGCGCAGGAACTGCTGGTGCCGCTTCCGGGCAGGAAGCTGCACGTCAGCCAGCCCCAGCCGGTGATCGACTCTCCGGCTGGCCGGGCCTTCCTGCGCGGGGAGGTTGTCGAGGTGCCGCAAGCCCGCGGCGGCGTTCGGATGTACCTGCCGCTGCTGGACGGCAGTGACACGGTGGGCGTGATGGTCCTCACCCTGGACGATGTCGGCGAGGACGACCGGCGGCTGCTGCGCTGGCTCGCCGGTCTGGTCGCTGATCTGCTGGTCACCAAGAACGCCTACACCGACCAGTTCTTCCTGGCCCGGCGCCGGGAGCCGATGAGCGTGTCCGCGGAGATCCAGTGGGGCCTGCTGCCGCCGCTGACGATGACCGTGCCTCAGGTCGCGGTGGCCGGCATGCTGGAGCCCGCCTACCGCGTCGCCGGTGACAGCTTCGACTACGCCCTCAACGACAACATCCTGCATGTGGCCGTGATCGACGCGATGGGCCATGGCCTGAACGCCGCCGTGATGGCGACCGTCGCGATCGGCGCCTACCGGCATGCCCGGCGCGTGTTCGTCAGCCTGGCCGAGAAGTACACCTACATGGACGACGCGGTCTCCGGGCAGTTCGGCCCCGACCACTTCGTCACCGCCCAGCTGATGCACCTGAACATCACCACCGGCGAGCTGGAGCTCGTCAACGCGGGCCACCCCGCGCCCCTGCTCATCCGCGACGGCAAGGTCCTGCGGCAGCTGGACAGCGCGACGACGCTGCCCGTCGGATTCGGCGGCGAGGAGCCCCGGATCACAGAGCACACCCTCCAGCAGGGCGACCGCGTGCTCTGCTACACCGACGGAATCATCGAAGAACACGTCGCCGGCGGGGAGCAGTTCGGGGAGGAACGCCTCATCCGCTGCGTCAACCGACTCGGGGAAAGGCCGTCGGAGGGGATGCGGGCAGATCTGCGCCGGCTCTCCCACGCCCTGAAGAGCGCACGAGGCGGACACACCAGCGACGACGCCACCCTCTTCATGATCGAATGGCGCGGGGGCGCCGCCGGCCACCTCGCGGTTCTCGACTGA
- a CDS encoding family 16 glycosylhydrolase produces MAAAHRARRRSLGGVVLLVTTALVAAVLMSFTRSMAPPAGAAVVAQTWSDEFDGAAGRAPDAAKWTLETGGSGFGNHELQYYTTSTSNAALDGQGNLVITARKNTDAGLGCWYGQCQYTSARLNTAKTFTQAYGRFEARIKIPRGQGIWPAFWMLGNDLGSVGWPGSGEIDIMENIGREPSTVHGTVHGPGYSGAGGLGAAYNLPGGRAFADDFHVFAVDWSPNSLVWSVDGTTYKTLTPADTGGNKWVFDHPFFIILNLAVGGDWPGSPDASTSFPQTMTVDYVRASSAGAPSARPIRGIGGMCVDVAGGSDADRTPIQLHDCTGSAAQQWTIGGDGTVRALGKCLDVAGGSTADGAVVQLYTCNGTNAQKWTYTAARDLTNTGAGKCLDAKGNSSADGTRLQTWTCTGAANQKWTVG; encoded by the coding sequence ATGGCTGCTGCTCATCGCGCACGTCGCCGCTCTCTCGGCGGAGTGGTGCTCCTCGTGACCACCGCCCTGGTCGCGGCGGTGCTCATGTCCTTCACCCGTTCGATGGCCCCGCCCGCGGGTGCCGCAGTTGTCGCGCAGACCTGGTCGGACGAGTTCGACGGCGCGGCCGGCCGCGCTCCTGACGCCGCCAAGTGGACGCTCGAGACCGGCGGTTCGGGCTTCGGCAACCACGAGCTGCAGTACTACACCACCAGCACCTCGAACGCCGCGCTCGACGGCCAGGGCAACCTCGTCATCACCGCGCGGAAGAACACCGACGCCGGCCTCGGCTGCTGGTACGGGCAGTGCCAATACACCTCGGCCCGGCTGAACACCGCCAAAACCTTCACCCAGGCGTACGGCCGCTTCGAGGCCCGCATCAAAATCCCGCGCGGCCAGGGCATCTGGCCCGCCTTCTGGATGCTCGGCAACGACCTCGGCAGCGTGGGCTGGCCGGGCAGCGGCGAGATCGACATCATGGAGAACATCGGCCGCGAACCCAGCACCGTGCACGGTACGGTGCACGGCCCCGGCTACTCCGGAGCGGGCGGCCTCGGCGCCGCGTACAACCTGCCCGGCGGCCGCGCCTTCGCCGACGACTTCCACGTGTTCGCCGTCGACTGGAGCCCGAACTCCCTCGTCTGGTCGGTGGACGGCACCACGTACAAGACCCTCACGCCGGCCGACACCGGCGGCAACAAGTGGGTCTTCGACCACCCGTTCTTCATCATCCTCAACCTGGCGGTCGGTGGGGACTGGCCCGGCAGCCCGGACGCCTCCACGTCCTTCCCGCAGACGATGACCGTCGACTACGTCCGCGCCTCCTCCGCCGGCGCCCCCTCCGCACGCCCGATCCGTGGCATCGGCGGCATGTGCGTCGACGTCGCCGGCGGCTCCGACGCCGACCGCACCCCCATCCAGCTGCACGACTGCACCGGCAGCGCGGCCCAGCAGTGGACCATCGGCGGCGACGGCACCGTCCGCGCCCTCGGCAAGTGCCTGGACGTCGCGGGCGGCTCCACCGCCGACGGCGCCGTCGTCCAGCTCTACACCTGCAACGGCACCAACGCCCAGAAGTGGACGTACACCGCCGCCCGTGACCTCACCAACACCGGTGCGGGCAAGTGCCTGGACGCCAAGGGCAACTCCTCCGCCGACGGCACCCGGTTGCAGACCTGGACCTGCACCGGCGCCGCCAACCAGAAGTGGACGGTCGGCTGA
- a CDS encoding S1 family peptidase, with amino-acid sequence MKHTTPLRAAVAALLLTVGLGAAHAGAASAAPLPEAAAASSAAAPSTSAGLLDAMRRDLGLTASQAEERLSAEKAAAAVEKAARQAAGGAYGGSWYEPSTGRLVVAVTDRAKESEARALGADTRLVRHSAAALDRAKARLDTLRAPTGVAGWHVDPRTNSVVVTVVRTERETPAVRAFVDRARAGGPVTVAETAQAPRTYAAGTVGGDPYYTGNVRCSIGFSVYGGFVTAGHCGQAGAAVRGWDGSAMGTFRGSSFPGNDYAYVGIHNGWWTVPVVLGWGTIPDQLVRGSAEAPVGASICRSGSTTHWHCGTVLAKNETVNYSQGAVHQMTKTSVCAEGGDSGGSFLSGDQAQGVTSGGWGNCSSGGQTWFQPINEILGRYGLTLHTA; translated from the coding sequence GTGAAACACACCACCCCCTTACGCGCCGCCGTCGCCGCCCTGCTCCTGACCGTCGGCCTGGGCGCCGCCCACGCCGGCGCGGCGAGCGCCGCCCCGCTTCCGGAGGCCGCCGCGGCATCGTCCGCCGCAGCGCCGTCCACCTCGGCCGGACTGCTCGACGCGATGCGCCGGGACCTCGGGCTCACCGCTTCCCAGGCCGAGGAACGGCTGAGCGCAGAAAAGGCCGCCGCGGCCGTGGAGAAGGCCGCACGGCAGGCTGCGGGTGGTGCGTACGGCGGCTCGTGGTACGAGCCTTCCACCGGCCGGCTCGTCGTCGCGGTGACCGACCGCGCGAAGGAGTCCGAGGCGCGGGCACTGGGCGCCGACACCCGCCTCGTCCGGCACAGCGCCGCCGCGCTGGACCGCGCCAAAGCGCGCCTGGACACGCTGCGCGCCCCCACCGGGGTGGCCGGCTGGCACGTCGACCCGCGGACCAACAGCGTCGTCGTCACGGTCGTACGTACCGAGCGGGAAACCCCCGCCGTACGGGCGTTCGTCGACCGGGCCCGGGCCGGCGGCCCCGTCACCGTCGCCGAGACGGCGCAGGCGCCCCGTACCTACGCCGCGGGCACCGTCGGCGGCGACCCGTACTACACCGGCAACGTCCGCTGTTCGATCGGCTTCTCCGTGTACGGCGGCTTCGTGACGGCTGGGCACTGCGGGCAGGCGGGGGCCGCCGTGCGCGGCTGGGACGGGTCCGCGATGGGCACCTTCCGGGGATCCTCGTTCCCCGGCAACGACTACGCGTACGTCGGCATCCACAACGGCTGGTGGACCGTACCGGTGGTGCTCGGCTGGGGCACCATCCCGGACCAGCTGGTACGCGGCTCCGCCGAGGCACCTGTGGGCGCCTCGATCTGCCGGTCGGGGTCCACGACACACTGGCACTGCGGCACCGTCCTCGCCAAGAACGAGACCGTCAACTACAGCCAGGGCGCCGTCCACCAGATGACGAAGACCAGCGTGTGCGCCGAGGGAGGCGACTCCGGCGGCTCGTTCCTCAGCGGGGACCAGGCCCAGGGCGTCACCTCCGGCGGCTGGGGCAACTGCTCGTCCGGCGGCCAGACGTGGTTCCAGCCGATCAACGAGATCCTCGGCCGCTACGGCCTGACCCTGCACACCGCCTGA